A genomic region of Elephas maximus indicus isolate mEleMax1 chromosome 10, mEleMax1 primary haplotype, whole genome shotgun sequence contains the following coding sequences:
- the LOC126084539 gene encoding olfactory receptor 4K1-like, translating to MAHTNESMVSEFVLLGLSDSWELQIFFFVIFSIVYVASVLGNIMIIVIISSDSHLNSPMYFLLSNLSFIDICQSNFATPKMLADFLVEHKTISFEGCMAQIFLLHSFVGSEMILLVTMAYDRFIAICKPLHYSTIMNRRLCIIFVSISWAVGILHSVIHLAFTVDLPFCGPNEIDSFFCDVPLVIKLACMDTYEMEIVTLSNSGLISSSCFLALIVSYAIILITVKRRSSSRSTKALSTLTAHITVVILFFGPCIYFYIWPFSRLSVDKFISVFYTVCAPLLNPIVYSLRNEDFKSAMRKLRNRHVNS from the coding sequence ATGGCTCACACAAATGAATCAATGGTCTCTGAGTTTGTGCTGCTGGGACTCTCTGATTCTTGGGaacttcagattttcttttttgtaatcttCTCTATAGTGTATGTGGCATCTGTGctaggcaacatcatgattattgttattatttcttctgACTCCCATCTAAACTCTCCTATGTACTTCCTACTCAGTAATCTTTCTTTCATTGATATCTGTCAGTCTAACTTTGCCACCCCCAAGATGCTTGCAGACTTTCTTGTTGAGCACAAGACTATCTCTTTTGAGGGTTGCATGGCCCAGATATTCCTTCTTCACAGTTTTGTTGGGAGTGAGATGATATTGCTTGTAACTATGGCATATGACCGATTTATAGCCATATGTAAGCCCCTGCACTATAGTACAATTATGAACCGGAGATTATGTATAATTTTTGTATCTATTTCCTGGGCTGTGGGTATTCTTCATTCTGTGATCCACTTGGCTTTTACAGTGGATCTGCCATTTTGTGGCCCCAATGAGATAGATAGCTTCTTTTGTGATGTTCCCCTGGTGATAAAGCTGGCTTGCATGGATACTTATGAAATGGAAATTGTGACCCTAAGTAACAGTGGCCTTATATCATCGAGCTGTTTTCTGGCTTTAATTGTTTCCTATGCCATCATTTTGATCACTGTCAAACGCCGGTCCTCCAGTAGGTCTACCAAGGCACTGTCCACATTAACTGCCCACATCACTGTGGTGATTCTTTTCTTCGGACCAtgcatttatttctatatatGGCCCTTTAGCAGACTTTCCGTGGATAAGTTCATTTCTGTGTTCTATACTGTTTGTGCACCGTTGTTGAACCCCATTGTCTACTCTCTGAGGAATGAAGATTTTAAATCGGCCATGAGAAAGTTGAGAAACCGTCATGTGAACTCCTGA